From one Candidatus Rhodoluna planktonica genomic stretch:
- a CDS encoding sensor histidine kinase, protein MATLAFFASVFLAFHHRFWPLITLALAFGLAIIDGRLGFSLLAGLATVAVVSLLQPIIFSRLLALLFLIGTVLSALFSSKSVLAISVEEQDSLWLAALSVVLAAALAHVGGLLIRVIDRHVGKPADRAMVAKDRARLNLALAEQEERFDIARDISDLIVQRITAVISQAEGALYASKVDPEVAPRALQRISASAADAQVELRRLYEMLNRTSGLSVAPPQIDELEDLVVSYRERGLNATLKHHGHTFRLSEGAQLVLYRIVFEALENVSQHAPVGTDVSVDFTWVDSGLQILIKDNGIEVQSKSLLPEDSDSGYSIKEDLASLTETVMGPGILGMRERAALYGGLVEVTKVPGVGFTVSAIFPNLKSMISIQGER, encoded by the coding sequence ATGGCGACACTTGCGTTTTTCGCTTCTGTGTTTCTAGCTTTTCACCATCGATTTTGGCCGCTGATTACCTTGGCCTTAGCTTTTGGTTTGGCTATTATCGACGGCCGGCTAGGCTTCAGCTTGCTTGCCGGGCTGGCTACTGTGGCTGTGGTTTCATTACTTCAACCAATAATCTTTTCAAGATTGCTGGCACTGCTATTTCTCATTGGAACAGTGCTGTCGGCGCTGTTCTCCTCAAAATCTGTCTTGGCAATTTCGGTAGAAGAGCAAGACAGTTTGTGGCTTGCCGCACTTTCGGTAGTTCTCGCTGCGGCACTTGCTCATGTTGGCGGTTTGCTTATTCGCGTAATCGATCGCCACGTCGGAAAACCTGCCGATCGAGCCATGGTTGCTAAGGACCGGGCTCGACTCAATCTCGCTCTGGCCGAGCAGGAGGAACGTTTCGACATCGCTCGCGACATCAGCGACCTAATTGTGCAGCGCATAACTGCGGTCATCAGCCAGGCCGAAGGTGCCCTATACGCGTCAAAGGTTGATCCAGAGGTGGCGCCTAGAGCCCTGCAGAGAATCTCAGCTTCGGCGGCTGATGCCCAGGTTGAGCTTCGACGCCTTTACGAGATGCTGAATCGAACCTCGGGGCTATCGGTAGCGCCACCGCAAATAGATGAGTTGGAAGACTTAGTGGTTAGCTATCGCGAACGTGGTCTGAACGCAACCCTCAAGCATCACGGACATACTTTCCGGCTATCTGAGGGCGCTCAGTTAGTGCTGTATCGAATTGTTTTCGAAGCCCTAGAAAATGTCAGTCAGCACGCTCCAGTCGGTACCGATGTCTCGGTTGACTTCACCTGGGTAGATTCTGGTCTTCAGATTTTGATCAAAGACAATGGCATAGAAGTTCAGTCAAAGTCGCTACTGCCCGAAGACAGTGATTCCGGCTACAGCATTAAGGAAGATCTGGCCTCGCTAACCGAAACCGTAATGGGTCCTGGAATTTTGGGAATGCGTGAGAGAGCGGCTCTATACGGTGGGCTGGTAGAGGTGACCAAGGTCCCAGGCGTCGGATTCACCGTGTCGGCAATTTTTCCAAACCTAAAGTCGATGATCTCGATTCAAGGTGAACGTTAA
- a CDS encoding response regulator transcription factor, whose translation MANQLRIGLIDADQDIRLGRKMAINAHPDLSVVFEIDNARAALEKVPEALVDVLVIDYRTRGMSGTDLASRLVRDYLARGERCPAIIITGPYASDELRLESIRKGATDFISQDLSMAELIKSVLSSQAKTEEIDLDSVTKLFDSSYLKVDQNEGLLIKLATIPELERRVLDEFVAGLNDAEIAQKFGLSNLRIRKAFEVIKANLGCSTRAQLALLLFEAGLLKARVQDE comes from the coding sequence TTGGCTAATCAACTGAGAATCGGCTTAATTGACGCGGATCAGGACATCCGACTCGGGCGCAAAATGGCAATCAATGCCCATCCTGACCTGAGCGTTGTTTTCGAAATCGATAACGCTCGGGCTGCACTTGAAAAAGTGCCTGAGGCTTTGGTTGACGTTTTGGTCATTGATTATCGAACCAGGGGCATGTCTGGCACCGACTTGGCGAGCAGATTAGTGCGAGACTACCTCGCCCGGGGTGAACGGTGCCCGGCAATTATCATCACCGGACCTTATGCCTCGGATGAATTGCGACTCGAGTCAATTCGCAAGGGTGCAACTGATTTCATTAGTCAAGATTTGAGCATGGCTGAACTAATCAAATCAGTGCTTAGTTCGCAGGCTAAAACCGAAGAAATTGACCTTGATTCTGTGACCAAGCTTTTTGATTCAAGTTATCTAAAGGTTGATCAAAATGAAGGACTACTGATCAAATTAGCCACAATACCTGAACTTGAACGTCGCGTTCTAGATGAATTCGTTGCTGGACTAAACGATGCCGAGATTGCTCAAAAATTTGGCTTGAGCAACTTGAGAATTCGCAAGGCTTTTGAGGTCATTAAGGCCAACCTAGGATGCTCAACCAGGGCCCAACTTGCTCTGCTGCTTTTTGAAGCAGGATTACTGAAGGCGAGGGTTCAAGATGAATAA
- a CDS encoding AzlC family ABC transporter permease produces MNKPSGNIFATSVGVGIATGLYGISFGALAVSAGLDVWQTMVLSLLMFSGGSQFAFIGLLASAPISSAVIAAAVTSAWLLGIRNGFYAISLAPILQKVGLKRLAAAMLTIDESAAVATAQTSPEDQRRGFWYTGFAVYVFWNICTLLGAVIGNALGDPAQWGLDAAAAAAFLGLVWPRFTSKQNRLVALFAIATAVLTTPFLPTGVPVLLAAAVGVAFGWFDIGGGAKK; encoded by the coding sequence ATGAATAAGCCATCAGGAAACATCTTTGCGACCTCGGTTGGAGTCGGCATTGCAACCGGACTCTACGGCATTTCTTTTGGTGCTCTTGCAGTGTCTGCTGGGCTAGATGTTTGGCAGACCATGGTGCTTAGCCTGCTCATGTTTAGTGGTGGCTCTCAGTTTGCTTTTATCGGCTTGCTGGCCTCGGCGCCAATCTCATCCGCGGTTATCGCAGCAGCGGTTACTTCGGCATGGCTGCTCGGTATCAGAAATGGTTTTTACGCAATTTCACTAGCTCCAATTTTGCAAAAAGTTGGATTGAAACGATTGGCCGCTGCGATGTTGACAATCGATGAGTCGGCGGCAGTTGCAACGGCTCAAACTTCCCCCGAAGATCAGCGACGCGGGTTCTGGTACACCGGCTTTGCGGTCTATGTCTTTTGGAACATCTGTACGCTCCTAGGTGCTGTTATCGGCAACGCACTGGGCGATCCAGCTCAATGGGGCCTTGATGCGGCGGCGGCGGCTGCCTTCTTAGGCTTGGTTTGGCCACGCTTTACCAGTAAGCAAAACCGACTCGTCGCCCTTTTTGCAATAGCAACGGCTGTGTTAACCACGCCGTTTTTGCCGACTGGCGTGCCCGTCTTGTTGGCTGCGGCAGTAGGAGTCGCTTTTGGCTGGTTTGACATCGGTGGTGGGGCTAAAAAATGA
- a CDS encoding AzlD domain-containing protein — protein sequence MNLWIGIFVAAALVYSWKIFGYLLPVKLLEKPKITRTVATLTVSLLSALLGLQAVISGNQIQFDARIPALIVAGLLLIIRAPFIVVVAVAAAVAALVRAFF from the coding sequence ATGAACCTATGGATCGGTATTTTTGTTGCCGCAGCGCTGGTTTACTCTTGGAAAATCTTCGGCTATTTGCTTCCGGTGAAGCTTCTTGAGAAACCAAAAATTACTCGAACCGTCGCAACACTAACAGTTAGTTTGCTAAGTGCACTCTTAGGGTTGCAAGCAGTAATCAGTGGAAATCAAATTCAATTTGATGCCCGCATACCGGCTCTAATCGTTGCCGGATTGCTGCTGATAATTCGTGCTCCGTTTATTGTCGTGGTTGCGGTCGCCGCCGCAGTCGCTGCCCTGGTGCGAGCTTTCTTCTAG
- the def gene encoding peptide deformylase codes for MAIRRICITGEPVLHQRAQEVTEFNEELRILVRDMFETMDKAPGVGLAAPQIGVGLRVFVYDYPDDDDNPRRGVIINPILTVGPIVDEPADEDTEIEGCLSVPGERFPLKRADNVEISGVDLEQNPVSISAEGWFARVFQHEFDHLDGILYVDRLAEPWNEIAKDIIADNGWGKPGISWLPGKDKLEG; via the coding sequence ATGGCGATTAGAAGAATCTGTATAACTGGCGAACCTGTTTTGCATCAGCGAGCTCAAGAAGTCACTGAATTCAACGAAGAATTGAGGATTTTGGTTCGCGACATGTTTGAAACCATGGATAAGGCACCGGGAGTCGGCCTTGCTGCTCCACAGATTGGTGTCGGTTTGCGAGTTTTCGTTTATGACTACCCAGATGATGACGATAATCCGAGGCGGGGTGTGATCATCAACCCAATACTCACGGTTGGCCCCATCGTTGACGAGCCTGCTGACGAAGACACTGAAATAGAAGGGTGTTTATCGGTGCCAGGTGAACGATTCCCGCTCAAGCGTGCCGATAACGTTGAGATAAGCGGTGTAGATCTCGAACAAAATCCGGTTTCAATATCAGCCGAGGGCTGGTTCGCCCGCGTATTCCAGCATGAGTTCGACCACCTAGACGGCATCCTCTATGTCGACCGTTTAGCTGAACCGTGGAATGAAATAGCCAAAGACATAATTGCGGACAATGGCTGGGGAAAACCAGGTATTTCTTGGTTGCCAGGCAAGGACAAACTGGAGGGCTAG
- a CDS encoding DMT family transporter: MANFDAQRTIAILLAVVAAVSMAFGAQFQNDAVVSGQVNKTKRRGSLSVKQLFSLLLHPRWLSGTGFLGLGIVLQLAALSLAPLIVVQPIGAIALVIASVLNAKVTKTKLNRPTIIAIAICTLGIGLFVATASSVAAETELTDDRLREVLGVLMVILAIFGVLFGFFGKRGKALTYVVGAGVLYGFVATLAKVVIQRIYQNQFELLTLLCLLALIGAVLLGGWFVQNAYSSGPPDLVIAGLTVIDPLVAVSIAIVILGEAQAASAVEMVGFGLSAVIAVIGVVLMSRVHPELIRKAK, encoded by the coding sequence ATGGCTAATTTTGATGCGCAGCGCACGATTGCAATTTTGCTCGCAGTCGTTGCTGCTGTTTCCATGGCTTTCGGTGCGCAATTTCAGAACGACGCCGTAGTTTCGGGTCAGGTCAATAAAACAAAGCGACGTGGCTCGCTCTCGGTCAAGCAGCTTTTTAGCCTGCTGCTGCATCCTCGATGGCTTTCTGGAACCGGATTTTTGGGGCTCGGCATTGTGCTGCAGCTTGCTGCACTAAGTCTGGCCCCATTGATTGTGGTTCAGCCGATTGGGGCAATTGCGCTAGTGATTGCATCAGTTCTCAACGCCAAAGTCACTAAGACCAAATTGAACCGGCCAACGATTATTGCAATCGCAATTTGCACCCTCGGCATCGGTCTTTTTGTGGCAACTGCCTCATCCGTTGCAGCTGAAACCGAACTGACCGATGATCGTTTGCGCGAGGTTCTGGGTGTTCTCATGGTTATCTTGGCCATTTTCGGTGTCTTATTTGGCTTCTTTGGCAAACGTGGTAAAGCGCTCACCTATGTTGTCGGTGCCGGAGTTCTTTACGGATTCGTAGCAACTTTGGCCAAAGTGGTCATCCAGCGCATTTACCAAAACCAGTTTGAGTTGCTCACGCTGCTGTGCCTGTTGGCTCTGATTGGTGCGGTTTTACTCGGTGGCTGGTTTGTGCAGAACGCCTACAGTTCAGGACCACCAGATTTAGTTATCGCCGGATTAACGGTTATTGATCCGCTCGTTGCTGTCTCGATAGCAATCGTGATTCTGGGCGAGGCGCAGGCTGCATCGGCTGTTGAAATGGTTGGCTTCGGACTCAGTGCGGTTATAGCGGTAATCGGTGTTGTCCTGATGTCGAGAGTTCACCCAGAACTTATTCGCAAGGCCAAATAG